From Passer domesticus isolate bPasDom1 chromosome 5, bPasDom1.hap1, whole genome shotgun sequence, the proteins below share one genomic window:
- the LOC135301667 gene encoding inositol 1,4,5-trisphosphate receptor-interacting protein-like, translated as MALLSLIFVLVQSLIQYPQPAGDGLDEATHQRMQERQELLDQEMARLLQELEQGPLDEGWAAVLFGALQQWPFWALAGVLLLLGLCLSCRRRSREASSSGKDQSSCNDFGHEESGTQQEEDSPYSEEGEENTDVTVDADNNGSGSDREGSPVAADEGDDDVIEGNCDIKVEEDSDVYNDNGHELKKDEGWNDGNVPGDNTTDETEEEPGNIAEKAEEVDDRDEGENKDVQVEEDNDVYNDNGHELKKDDGWNDGNVPGDNTDEETEEEPGNVAEKTEEVDEADEGENKDLQVEQDKNAGKEEEDGNEENTNGANMKAGNPDDVNEGEDNVNGLEVYTDVKVQESSDASEQRSRDCTGQKHSGERGNEEAHSSFAETEEEKKEVIEEDESDRNKVEEQGDPNVEENKKEERKEDEQGNVAASEKEDSDGDKEESSSGGTEDGEDTQDAGNEGAILFVDHIEWPVEELEQGCSVTAELMESFTRVFVDSVSNSFYPVPQEAIGVGSAFEGWSPREWDGVYRVLVPLNPPPGHAFHLELNSAGQMAARTFSVRVELVCTCEREQLGEKLLCFLHHSQEELWRKQKRSLLETLCTGSYLDVEKTSHWFHQLVRCSWLHVPQSYSWHLVFQPCSRSCQFQLTKGKKSLMVEILFGVRQGDSDIFVISQPTEPQKGGPINFMSSQPAEAKLITSTAWPETYAVAEAKFFQHIARQLPRHSLHLKCLQVFTCILRGTGFSSYTWKTVVMHVLTTVPLSQWRRREFERRLWDVMAYLHRCLQLKRLEHFVQGSERLPAEISVSPATRRVEPLNLFEHLARDPATHRELMQTYGQLRFRLWTMLSSH; from the coding sequence ATGGCTTTACTATCACTGATCTTCGTGCTTGTGCAAAGCCTGATCCAGTACCCCCAGCCGGCTGGAGATGGGCTGGATGAGGCTACGCACCAGCGAATGCAGGAGcgtcaggagctgctggaccaGGAGATGGCtcggctgctgcaggagctggagcaggggccCCTGGACGAGGGCTGGGCAGCCGTGCTCTTtggtgctctgcagcagtggCCATTCTGGGCTCTTGCTGGAGTCCTGCTCCTCTTGGGCCTGTGCCTtagctgcaggagaaggagccGTGAGGCCAGCAGCAGCGGCAAGGACCAGAGCTCCTGCAACGACTTTGGACACGAGGAGAGTGGAACACAACAGGAAGAAGACAGTCCTTATTCGGAGGAAGGCGAAGAAAACACTGATGTAACTGTGGATGCGGACAACAACGGGAGCGGAAGTGACAGAGAAGGCAGTCCCGTGGCTGCAGATGAAGGAGACGATGACGTCATTGAAGGGAATTGTGACATCAAGGTGGAGGAAGACAGCGATGTTTACAATGACAATGGCCATGAGTTAAAGAAGGATGAAGGATGGAATGATGGGAATGTGCCAGGAGATAACACCACTGATGAAACTGAAGAAGAACCTGGCAACATTGCAGAAAAGGCCGAAGAGGTGGATGATCGAGATGAAGGAGAAAACAAGGATGTACAGGTGGAGGAAGACAATGATGTTTACAATGACAATGGCCACGAGTTAAAGAAAGATGATGGATGGAATGATGGGAATGTGCCAGGAGATAATACTGATGAAGAAACTGAAGAAGAACCTGGCAACGTTGCAGAAAAGACCGAAGAGGTGGATGAAGCAGATGAGGGAGAAAACAAGGATTTACAGGTGGAGCAAGACAAAAACgctggaaaggaagaagaagatgGGAATGAAGAAAACACCAATGGCGCAAATATGAAGGCAGGCAACCCTGATGATGTAAATGAAGGTGAGGACAACGTAAATGGACTGGAAGTATACACGGATGTGAAGGTGCAGGAAAGCAGTGATGCCAGTGAACAGAGAAGCAGGGATTGCACTGGGCAGAAACATAGTGGTGAACGTGGGAATGAAGAAGCCCACAGTTCCTTTGCTGAaactgaggaagaaaagaaggaagttATAGAAGAAGATGAAAGTGATAGAAACAAGGTTGAAGAGCAAGGTGATCCGAATgtggaggaaaacaagaaggaggagagaaaagaagaTGAACAAGGTAACGTGGCTGCCAGTGAAAAAGAAGACAGTGACGGTGACAAggaagaaagcagcagtggTGGAACAGAAGATGGAGAAGACACCCAAGATGCTGGGAATGAGGGAGCCATCCTTTTTGTGGATCACATAGAGTGGCctgtggaggagctggagcaaggTTGCTCAGTGACAGCTGAGCTGATGGAGAGTTTCACGCGTGTCTTTGTGGACAGCGTGAGCAATAGCTTCTACCCAGTGCCTCAAGAAGCCATTGGAGTGGGCAGTGCCTTTGAGGGTTGGAGTCCCCGCGAGTGGGATGGCGTGTACCGTGTGCTGGTCCCGCTGAATCCCCCGCCAGGCCATGCCTTCCACCTAGAACTGAACAGTGCGGGGCAGATGGCAGCAAGGACCTTCAGCGTCCGCGTGGAGCTGGTGTGCACATGCgagagggagcagctgggcgAGAAGCTGTTGTGCTTCCTGCACCACtcgcaggaggagctgtggcgGAAGCAGAAGCGCAGCCTCCTAGAGACACTCTGCACCGGCTCCTACCTGGACGTGGAGAAGACCTCCCACTGGTTCCACCAGCTGGTGAGATGCTCCTGGCTGCACGTGCCTCAGTCCTACTCATGGCACTTGGTGTTTCAGCCCTGCAGCCGGTCCTGCCAATTCCAGCTTACCAAAGGCAAGAAGAGCCTGATGGTGGAGATTCTCTTTGGAGTGCGCCAAGGGGACTCCGACATCTTTGTCATCAGCCAGCCCACAGAGCCCCAGAAAGGTGGCCCCATCAACTTTATGAGCAGTCAGCCTGCCGAGGCCAAGCTCATCACAAGCACAGCGTGGCCTGAGACGTACGCTGTGGCAGAGGCGAAATTCTTCCAGCACATCGCCAGGCAGCTGCCCCGTCACAGCTTGCACCTGAAATGCCTGCAGGTCTTCACCTGCATCCTGAGGGGCACAGGGTTTTCCAGCTACACCTGGAAGACGGTGGTCATGCACGTGCTGACCACAGTACCGCTGTCCCAGTGGCGCAGGAGGGAATTTGAACGGCGGCTGTGGGACGTCATGGCCTACCTGCACCGCTGCCTGCAGTTGAAACGCCTGGAGCACTTTGTGCAAGGCAGTGAGAGGCTTCCTGCAGAGATCAGCGTGTCGCCAGCAACACGAAGGGTTGAGCCGCTCAACCTCTTCGAGCACCTGGCCCGAGATCCAGCCACCCACAGGGAGCTGATGCAAACATATGGCCAGCTGCGATTTCGCCTCTGGACGATGCTCTCCAGCCACTGA
- the LOC135301668 gene encoding inositol 1,4,5-trisphosphate receptor-interacting protein-like, whose amino-acid sequence MALLSLIFVLVQSLIQYPQPAGDGLDEATHQRMQERQELLDQEMARLLQELEQGPLDEGWAAVLFGALQQWPFWALAGVLLLLGLCLSCRRRSREASSSGKDQSSCNDFGHEESGTQQEEDSPYSEEGEENTDVTVDADNNGSGSDREGSPVAADEGDDDVIEGNCDIKVEEDSDVYNDNGHELKKDEGWNDGNVPGDNTTDETEEEPGNIAEKAEEVDDRDEGENKDVQVEEDNDVYNDNGHELKKDDGWNDGNVPGDNTDEETEEEPGNVAEKTEEVDEADEGENKDLQVEQDKNAGKEEEDGNEENTNGANMKAGNPDDVNEGEDNVNGLEVYTDVKVQESSDASEQRSRDCTGQKHSGERGNEEAHSSFAETEEEKKEVIEEDESDRNKVEEQGDPNVEENKKEERKEDEQGNVAASEKEDSDGDKEESSSGGTEDGEDTQDAGNEGAILFVDHIEWPVEELEQGCSVTAELMESFTRVFVDSVSNSFYPVPQEAIGVGSAFEGWSPREWDGVYRVLVPLNPPPGHAFHLELNSAGQMAARTFSVRVELVCTCEREQLGEKLLCFLHHSQEELWRKQKRSLLETLCTGSYLDVEKTSHWFHQLVRCSWLHVPQSYSWHLVFQPCSRSCQFQLTKGKKSLMVEILFGVRQGDSDIFVISQPTEPQKGGPINFMSSQPAEAKLITSTAWPETYAVAEAKFFQHIARQLPRHSLHLKCLQVFTCILRGTGFSSYTWKTVVMHVLTTVPLSQWRRREFERRLWDVMAYLHRCLQLKRLEHFVQGSEKLPAEISVSPATRRVEPLNLFEHLARDPATHRELMQTYGQLRFRLWTMLSSH is encoded by the coding sequence ATGGCTTTACTATCACTGATCTTCGTGCTTGTGCAAAGCCTGATCCAGTACCCCCAGCCGGCTGGAGATGGGCTGGATGAGGCTACGCACCAGCGAATGCAGGAGcgtcaggagctgctggaccaGGAGATGGCtcggctgctgcaggagctggagcaggggccCCTGGACGAGGGCTGGGCAGCCGTGCTCTTtggtgctctgcagcagtggCCATTCTGGGCTCTTGCTGGAGTCCTGCTCCTCTTGGGCCTGTGCCTtagctgcaggagaaggagccGTGAGGCCAGCAGCAGCGGCAAGGACCAGAGCTCCTGCAACGACTTTGGACACGAGGAGAGTGGAACACAACAGGAAGAAGACAGTCCTTATTCGGAGGAAGGCGAAGAAAACACTGATGTAACTGTGGATGCGGACAACAACGGGAGCGGAAGTGACAGAGAAGGCAGTCCCGTGGCTGCAGATGAAGGAGACGATGACGTCATTGAAGGGAATTGTGACATCAAGGTGGAGGAAGACAGCGATGTTTACAATGACAATGGCCATGAGTTAAAGAAGGATGAAGGATGGAATGATGGGAATGTGCCAGGAGATAACACCACTGATGAAACTGAAGAAGAACCTGGCAACATTGCAGAAAAGGCCGAAGAGGTGGATGATCGAGATGAAGGAGAAAACAAGGATGTACAGGTGGAGGAAGACAATGATGTTTACAATGACAATGGCCACGAGTTAAAGAAAGATGATGGATGGAATGATGGGAATGTGCCAGGAGATAATACTGATGAAGAAACTGAAGAAGAACCTGGCAACGTTGCAGAAAAGACCGAAGAGGTGGATGAAGCAGATGAGGGAGAAAACAAGGATTTACAGGTGGAGCAAGACAAAAACgctggaaaggaagaagaagatgGGAATGAAGAAAACACCAATGGCGCAAATATGAAGGCAGGCAACCCTGATGATGTAAATGAAGGTGAGGACAACGTAAATGGACTGGAAGTATACACGGATGTGAAGGTGCAGGAAAGCAGTGATGCCAGTGAACAGAGAAGCAGGGATTGCACTGGGCAGAAACATAGTGGTGAACGTGGGAATGAAGAAGCCCACAGTTCCTTTGCTGAaactgaggaagaaaagaaggaagttATAGAAGAAGATGAAAGTGATAGAAACAAGGTTGAAGAGCAAGGTGATCCGAATgtggaggaaaacaagaaggaggagagaaaagaagaTGAACAAGGTAACGTGGCTGCCAGTGAAAAAGAAGACAGTGACGGTGACAAggaagaaagcagcagtggTGGAACAGAAGATGGAGAAGACACCCAAGATGCTGGGAATGAGGGAGCCATCCTTTTTGTGGATCACATAGAGTGGCctgtggaggagctggagcaaggTTGCTCAGTGACAGCTGAGCTGATGGAGAGTTTCACGCGTGTCTTTGTGGACAGCGTGAGCAATAGCTTCTACCCAGTGCCTCAAGAAGCCATTGGAGTGGGCAGTGCCTTTGAGGGTTGGAGTCCCCGCGAGTGGGATGGCGTGTACCGTGTGCTGGTCCCGCTGAATCCCCCGCCAGGCCATGCCTTCCACCTAGAACTGAACAGTGCGGGGCAGATGGCAGCAAGGACCTTCAGCGTCCGCGTGGAGCTGGTGTGCACATGCgagagggagcagctgggcgAGAAGCTGTTGTGCTTCCTGCACCACtcgcaggaggagctgtggcgGAAGCAGAAGCGCAGCCTCCTAGAGACACTCTGCACCGGCTCCTACCTGGACGTGGAGAAGACCTCCCACTGGTTCCACCAGCTGGTGAGATGCTCCTGGCTGCACGTGCCTCAGTCCTACTCATGGCACTTGGTGTTTCAGCCCTGCAGCCGGTCCTGCCAATTCCAGCTTACCAAAGGCAAGAAGAGCCTGATGGTGGAGATTCTCTTTGGAGTGCGCCAAGGGGACTCCGACATCTTTGTCATCAGCCAGCCCACAGAGCCCCAGAAAGGTGGCCCCATCAACTTTATGAGCAGTCAGCCTGCCGAGGCCAAGCTCATCACAAGCACAGCGTGGCCTGAGACATACGCTGTGGCAGAGGCAAAATTCTTCCAGCACATCGCCAGGCAGCTGCCCCGTCACAGCTTGCACCTGAAATGCCTGCAGGTCTTCACCTGCATCCTGAGGGGCACAGGGTTTTCCAGCTACACCTGGAAGACGGTGGTCATGCACGTGCTGACCACAGTACCGCTGTCCCAGTGGCGCAGGAGGGAATTTGAACGGCGGCTGTGGGACGTCATGGCCTACCTGCACCGCTGCCTGCAGTTGAAACGCCTGGAGCACTTTGTGCAAGGCAGTGAGAAGCTTCCTGCAGAGATCAGCGTGTCGCCAGCAACACGAAGGGTTGAGCCGCTCAACCTCTTCGAGCACCTGGCCCGAGATCCAGCCACCCACAGGGAGCTGATGCAAACATATGGCCAGCTGCGATTTCGCCTCTGGACGATGCTCTCCAGCCACTGA
- the LOC135301669 gene encoding inositol 1,4,5-trisphosphate receptor-interacting protein-like 1, producing MKAGNPDDVNEGEDNVNGLEVYTDVKVQESSDASEQRSRDCTGQKHSGERGNEEAHSSFAETEEEKKEVIEEDESDRNKVEEQGDPNVEENKKEERKEDEQGNVAASEKEDSDGDKEESSSGGTEDGEDTQDAGNGGTEDEEDTQDAGNEGAILFVDHIEWPVEELEQGCSVTAELMESFTRVFVDSVSNSFYPVPQEAIGVGSAFEGWSPREWDGVYRVLVPLNPPPGHAFHLELNSAGQMAARTFSVRVELVCTCEREQLGEKLLCFLHHSQEELWRKQKRSLLETLCTGSYLDVEKTSHWFHQLVRCSWLHVPQSYSWHLVFQPCSRSCQFQLTKGKKSLMVEMLFGVRQGDSDIFVISQPTEPQKGGPINFMSSQPAEAKLITSTAWPETYAVAEAKFFQHIARQLPCHSLHLKCLQVFTCILRGTGFSSYTWKTVVMHVLTTVPLSQWRRREFERRLWDIMAYLHRCLQLKRLEHFVQGSERLPAEISVSPATRRVEPLNLFEHLARDPATHRELMQTYGQLRFRLWTMLSSH from the coding sequence ATGAAGGCAGGCAACCCTGATGATGTAAATGAAGGTGAGGACAACGTAAATGGACTGGAAGTATACACGGATGTGAAGGTGCAGGAAAGCAGTGATGCCAGTGAACAGAGAAGCAGGGATTGCACTGGGCAGAAACATAGTGGTGAACGTGGGAATGAAGAAGCCCACAGTTCCTTTGCTGAaactgaggaagaaaagaaggaagttATAGAAGAAGATGAAAGTGATAGAAACAAGGTTGAAGAGCAAGGTGATCCGAATgtggaggaaaacaagaaggaggagagaaaagaagaTGAACAAGGTAACGTGGCTGCCAGTGAAAAAGAAGACAGTGACGGTGACAAggaagaaagcagcagtggTGGAACAGAAGATGGAGAAGACACCCAAGATGCTGGGAATGGTGGAACAGAAGACGAAGAAGACACCCAAGATGCTGGGAATGAGGGAGCCATCCTTTTTGTAGATCACATAGAGTGGCctgtggaggagctggagcaaggTTGCTCAGTGACAGCTGAGCTGATGGAGAGTTTCACGCGTGTCTTTGTGGACAGCGTGAGCAATAGCTTCTACCCAGTGCCTCAAGAAGCCATTGGAGTGGGCAGTGCCTTTGAGGGTTGGAGTCCCCGCGAGTGGGATGGCGTGTACCGTGTGCTGGTCCCGCTGAATCCCCCGCCAGGGCATGCCTTCCACCTAGAACTGAACAGTGCGGGGCAGATGGCAGCAAGGACCTTCAGCGTCCGCGTGGAGCTGGTGTGCACATGtgagagggagcagctgggcgAGAAGCTGTTGTGCTTCCTGCACCACtcgcaggaggagctgtggcgGAAGCAGAAGCGCAGCCTCCTAGAGACACTCTGCACCGGCTCCTACCTGGACGTGGAGAAGACCTCCCACTGGTTCCACCAGCTGGTGAGATGCTCCTGGCTGCACGTGCCTCAGTCCTACTCATGGCACTTGGTGTTTCAGCCCTGCAGCCGGTCCTGCCAATTCCAGCTTACCAAAGGCAAGAAGAGCCTGATGGTGGAGATGCTCTTTGGAGTGCGCCAAGGGGACTCCGACATCTTTGTCATCAGCCAGCCCACAGAGCCCCAGAAAGGTGGCCCCATCAACTTTATGAGCAGTCAGCCTGCCGAGGCCAAGCTCATCACAAGCACAGCGTGGCCTGAGACGTACGCTGTGGCAGAGGCGAAATTCTTCCAGCACATCGCCAGGCAGCTGCCCTGTCACAGCTTGCACCTGAAATGCCTGCAGGTCTTCACCTGCATCCTGAGGGGCACAGGGTTTTCCAGCTACACCTGGAAGACGGTGGTCATGCACGTGCTGACCACAGTACCGCTGTCCCAGTGGCGCAGGAGGGAATTTGAACGGCGGCTGTGGGACATCATGGCCTACCTGCACCGCTGCCTGCAGTTGAAACGCCTGGAGCACTTTGTGCAAGGCAGTGAGAGGCTTCCTGCAGAGATCAGCGTGTCGCCAGCAACACGAAGGGTTGAGCCGCTCAACCTCTTCGAGCACCTGGCCCGAGATCCAGCCACCCACAGGGAGCTGATGCAAACATATGGCCAGCTGCGATTTCGCCTCTGGACGATGCTCTCCAGCCACTGA
- the LOC135301676 gene encoding uncharacterized protein LOC135301676 produces the protein MALLSLIVVLVQSLIQYPQPAGDGLDEATHQRMQERQELLDQEMARLLQELEQGPLDEGWAAVLFGALQQWPFWALAGVLLLLGLCFSCRRRSREASSSGKDQSSCNDFGHDESGTQQEEDSPYSEEGEENTYVTVEADNNGSGSDREGSPVAADEGDDDVIEGNCDIKVEEDSDVYNDNGHELKKDEGWNDGNVPGDNTAEETEEEPGNIAEKAEEVDEAEEGENKDVQVEEDSDVYSDNGHELKNDEGWNDGNVPGDNTAEKTEEEPGNIAQKAEDVDESDEGENKDVQVEQDKDAGKEEEDGNEENTNGPHMKAGKHDDANEAEDNVNGQEVYTDVKVQESSDASEQRSRDCTEQEDRGERGNEEAHSSFAETEEEKKEVIEEDESDRNKVEEQCDTKVEENKKEDRKEDEQGNAAASGKEDSDGDKEESSSGGTEDGEDTQDAGNGGTEDGEDTQDAGNEGAILFVDHIEWPVEELEQGCSVTAELMESFTRVFVDSVSNSFYPVPQEAIGVGSAFEGWSPREWDGVYRVLVPLNPPPGHAFHLELNSAGQMAARTFSVRVELVCTCEREQLGEKLLCFLHHSQEELWRKQKRSLLETLCTGSYLDVEKTSHWFHQLVRCSWLHVPQSYSWHLVFQPCSRSCQFQLTKGKKSLMVEMLFGVRQGDSDIFVISQPTEPQKGGPINFMSSQPAEAKLITSTAWPETYAVAEAKFFQHIARQLPCHSLHLKCLQVFTCILRGTGFSSYTWKTVVMHVLTTVPLSQWRRREFERRLWDVMAYLHRCLQLKRLEHFVQGSEKLPAEISVSPATRRVEPLNLFEHLARDPATHRELMQTYGQLRFRLWTMLSSH, from the coding sequence ATGGCTTTGCTATCACTGATCGTCGTGCTCGTGCAAAGCCTGATCCAGTACCCCCAGCCGGCTGGAGATGGGCTGGATGAGGCTACGCACCAGCGTATGCAGGAGcgtcaggagctgctggaccaGGAGATGGCtcggctgctgcaggagctggagcaggggccCCTGGACGAGGGCTGGGCAGCCGTGCTCTTtggtgctctgcagcagtggCCATTCTGGGCTCTTGCTGGAGTCCTGCTCCTCTTGGGCCTGTGCTTtagctgcaggagaaggagccGTGAGGCCAGCAGCAGCGGCAAGGACCAGAGCTCCTGCAACGACTTTGGACACGACGAGAGTGGAACACAACAGGAAGAAGACAGTCCTTATTCGGAGGAAGGCGAAGAAAACACTTATGTAACTGTGGAGGCTGACAACAACGGGAGCGGAAGTGACAGAGAAGGCAGTCCCGTGGCTGCAGATGAAGGAGACGATGACGTCATTGAAGGGAATTGTGACATCAAGGTGGAGGAAGACAGCGATGTTTACAATGACAATGGCCATGAGTTAAAGAAAGATGAAGGATGGAATGATGGGAATGTGCCAGGAGATAACACTGCTGAAGAAACTGAAGAAGAACCTGGCAACATTGCAGAAAAGGCCGAAGAGGTGGATGAagcagaagaaggagaaaacaagGATGTACAGGTGGAGGAAGACAGCGATGTTTACAGTGACAATGGCCACGAGTTAAAGAATGATGAAGGATGGAATGATGGGAATGTGCCAGGAGATAATACTGCTGAGAAAACTGAAGAAGAACCTGGCAACATCGCACAAAAGGCTGAAGACGTGGATGAATCAGATGAAGGAGAAAACAAGGATGTACAGGTGGAGCAAGACAAGGACgctggaaaggaagaagaagatgGAAATGAGGAAAACACCAATGGCCCACATATGAAGGCAGGCAAGCATGATGATGCAAATGAAGCTGAGGACAACGTAAATGGACAGGAAGTATACACGGATGTGAAGGTGCAGGAAAGCAGTGATGCCAGTGAACAGAGAAGCAGGGATTGCACTGAGCAGGAAGATAGAGGTGAACGTGGGAATGAAGAAGCCCACAGTTCCTTTGCTGAaactgaggaagaaaagaaggaagttATAGAAGAAGATGAAAGTGATAGAAACAAGGTTGAAGAGCAATGTGATACAAAAgtggaggaaaacaagaaggaGGATAGAAAAGAAGATGAACAAGGTAACGCGGCTGCCAGTGGAAAAGAAGACAGTGACGGTGACAAggaagaaagcagcagtggTGGAACAGAAGATGGAGAAGACACCCAAGATGCTGGGAATGGTGGAACAGAAGACGGAGAAGACACCCAAGATGCTGGGAATGAGGGAGCCATCCTTTTTGTGGATCACATAGAGTGGCctgtggaggagctggagcaaggTTGCTCAGTGACAGCTGAGCTGATGGAGAGTTTCACGCGTGTCTTTGTGGACAGCGTGAGCAATAGCTTCTACCCAGTGCCTCAAGAAGCCATTGGAGTGGGCAGTGCCTTTGAGGGTTGGAGTCCCCGCGAGTGGGATGGCGTGTACCGTGTGCTGGTCCCGCTGAATCCCCCGCCAGGCCATGCCTTCCACCTAGAACTGAACAGTGCGGGGCAGATGGCAGCAAGGACCTTCAGCGTCCGCGTGGAGCTGGTGTGCACATGCgagagggagcagctgggcgAGAAGCTGTTGTGCTTCCTGCACCACtcgcaggaggagctgtggcgGAAGCAGAAGCGCAGCCTCCTAGAGACACTCTGCACCGGCTCCTACCTGGACGTGGAGAAGACCTCCCACTGGTTCCACCAGCTGGTGAGATGCTCCTGGCTGCACGTGCCTCAGTCCTACTCATGGCACTTGGTGTTTCAGCCCTGCAGCCGGTCCTGCCAATTCCAGCTTACCAAAGGCAAGAAGAGCCTGATGGTGGAGATGCTCTTTGGAGTGCGCCAAGGGGACTCCGACATCTTTGTCATCAGCCAGCCCACAGAGCCCCAGAAAGGTGGCCCCATCAACTTTATGAGCAGTCAGCCTGCCGAGGCCAAGCTCATCACAAGCACAGCGTGGCCTGAGACGTACGCTGTGGCAGAGGCGAAATTCTTCCAGCACATCGCCAGACAGCTGCCCTGTCACAGCTTGCACCTGAAATGCCTGCAGGTCTTCACCTGCATCCTGAGGGGCACAGGGTTTTCCAGCTACACCTGGAAGACGGTGGTCATGCACGTGCTGACCACAGTACCGCTGTCCCAGTGGCGCAGGAGGGAATTTGAACGGCGGCTGTGGGACGTCATGGCCTACCTGCACCGCTGCCTGCAGTTGAAACGCCTGGAGCACTTTGTGCAAGGCAGTGAGAAGCTTCCTGCAGAGATCAGCGTGTCGCCAGCAACACGAAGGGTTGAGCCGCTCAACCTCTTCGAGCACCTGGCCCGAGATCCAGCCACCCACAGGGAGCTGATGCAAACATATGGCCAGCTGCGATTTCGCCTCTGGACGATGCTCTCCAGCCACTGA